A genomic region of Raphanus sativus cultivar WK10039 chromosome 6, ASM80110v3, whole genome shotgun sequence contains the following coding sequences:
- the LOC108805916 gene encoding riboflavin biosynthesis protein PYRR, chloroplastic — protein MAALSLRLCSPPLLCRASLSNGDNHHHHHHHATDASFIKRAADLSEKSAGLTSPHPNFGCVIATPSGKIAGEGYLYAQGTKPAEALAVEAAGELCRGSTAYLNMEPGDCHGDHAAVSALLQAGVGRVVVGIRHPLKHLRGSAIREMRSHGVEVNVLGEDFQSKVLEDARKCCLLVNAPLIHRACSRVPFSLLKYAMTLDGKIAASSGHAAWISSKLSRTRVFELRGRSDAVIVGGNTVRQDDPRLTARHGQGHTPTRIVMSQSLDLPEKANLWDVSDVSTIVATQRGARKSYQKFLASKGVEVVEFDMLNPREVMEYFHLRGYLSILWECGGTLAASAISSGVIHKVVAFIAPKIIGGSKAPSPVGELGMVEMTQALNLIDVCYEQVGPDMLVSGFLQPVPDLLPVIPSEDATFEIDPSVNPFESSIIFFYKTWDLYGSFSNFSPHPIRMPYGDDDYRTWSSVEHYYQANKFVGVENPLAHDCVEKIRTAKSPEEAALIGRSKQRQQPELVRSDWEDVKIEVMYMALKCKFSTYPHLKTMLLSTAGSVLVEASPHDLFWGGGREGEGLNYLGRLLMQLRSEYLGESSVSAENTSLAL, from the exons ATGGCTGCTCTCTCGCTTCGTCTCTGTTCACCTCCCTTACTCTGCAGAGCCTCTCTCTCAAACGGcgacaaccaccaccaccaccaccaccacgcgACCGATGCTTCCTTCATCAAACGCGCCGCCGATTTATCCGAGAAGTCCGCCGGACTCACATCGCCTCACCCTAACTTCGGCTGCGTAATCGCCACTCCCTCCGGTAAAATCGCCGGAGAAGGATACCTCTACGCCCAGGGCACTAAACCCGCGGAAGCGCTCGCCGTCGAAGCCGCCGGGGAGCTCTGCAGAGGCTCGACGGCTTATCTAAACATGGAGCCTGGCGACTGTCACGGCGACCACGCTGCCGTCTCTGCTCTCcttcag GCAGGAGTGGGACGAGTTGTTGTCGGGATAAGACATCCTCTGAAACATCTAAGAGGGTCTGCGATTCGTGAGATGAGAAGTCATGGGGTTGAAGTTAATGTTCTTGGTGAGGATTTTCAGAGTAAAGTTCTTGAG GATGCTAGGAAGTGTTGCCTTCTTGTGAATGCTCCTCTGATTCATAGAGCTTGTTCTCGTGTTCCCTTCTCTCTTCTCAAGTATGCCATGACTCTTGATG GTAAGATTGCAGCAAGTAGTGGCCATGCTGCATGGATAAGCAGTAAGCTCTCTAGAACCCGAGTGTTCGAGTTACGTGGAAGAAGCGATGCTGTGATAGTTGGAGGAAACACCGTACGCCAAGATG ATCCTCGGTTGACTGCAAGGCATGGACAAGGTCACACGCCTACACGGATTGTCATGTCTCAGAGCCTTGATCTTCCTGAGAAAGCCAATCTATGGGATGTCTCCGATGTTTCTACCATCGTTGCCACACAAAGGGGTGCAAGAAAGAGTTACCAGAAGTTTCTTGCCTCTAAAGGTGTTGAGGTTGTGGAGTTTGACATGTTGAACCCGAGAGAAGTTATGGAATATTTCCATCTCCGTGGGTATCTCTCTATTCTATGGGAGTGTGGGGGAACATTAGCTGCATCTGCTATATCATCCGGTGTCATCCACAAG GTTGTTGCTTTCATTGCCCCCAAAATTATCGGTGGGAGTAAAGCCCCGTCCCCTGTTGGTGAACTTGGGATGGTAGAGATGACACAAGCATTGAATCTTATCGATGTTTGCTACGAGCAG GTTGGTCCAGACATGCTTGTCAGTGGATTTCTTCAGCCCGTGCCGGACCTTTTACCTGTTATCCCTTCGGAGGACGCAACTTTCGAGATTGACCCTAGTGTTAACCCCTTTGAGTCTAGTATCATATTCTTCTACAAAACATGGGACCTTTATGGAAGCTTCTCAAATTTCTCTCCGCATCCAATTCGAATGCCATATGGTGATGATGATTACAGAACATGGTCAAGTGTTGAGCATTACTATCAG GCAAACAAGTTTGTTGGAGTTGAAAATCCGTTAGCACATGACTGCGTTGAGAAAATAAGAACGGCGAAAAGTCCAGAGGAGGCTGCTTTGATAGGCAGATCAAAGCAGAGACAGCAACCTGAACTG GTTCGGAGTGACTGGGAAGATGTGAAGATAGAAGTAATGTACATGGCTCTGAAATGCAAGTTCTCTACTTATCCTCACTTGAAAACAATGTTGCTCTCGACCGCTGGATCCGTTCTTGTGGAGGCTTCACCGCACGATCTATTCTGGGGAGGTGGTCGCGAAGGAGAAGGGCTCAACTATCTTGGTAGACTACTAATGCAGCTTCGTTCTGAGTATTTGGGCGAATCCTCTGTTTCAGCTGAGAACACTTCGCTGGCCTTATGA
- the LOC108810392 gene encoding pectinesterase inhibitor 11, which yields MAKQILYALFLFLLSTTMELTTASSAAAAGTSKRAVNFIQASCKSTTYPTICFSSLSGYANSIQTSPQRLAETALTVTVSQAQSTKVFVSRLARFKGLKKREVQAIRDCIEEISDTVDRLTKSVQEVKMCGRAKGRDQFWFHMSNAQTWTSAALTNAITCSDGFARRIMDGRIKNSVRARIVNLGRGTSNALALINAFAKKY from the coding sequence ATGGCAAAGCAAATACTCTACGCTCTCTTTCTATTCCTCTTATCTACGACTATGGAGCTCACCACGGCGTCCTCCGCCGCAGCTGCAGGAACTTCCAAACGCGCAGTAAACTTCATTCAAGCCTCTTGCAAATCCACCACTTACCCAACCATCTGCTTCAGTTCTCTCTCCGGCTACGCCAACTCCATCCAAACAAGCCCTCAACGTCTAGCTGAAACCGCACTCACCGTTACCGTAAGCCAGGCCCAGTCCACGAAAGTCTTCGTCTCACGCTTGGCCCGTTTCAAGGGTCTCAAGAAACGAGAGGTTCAAGCCATTAGGGACTGCATCGAGGAGATCAGTGACACGGTTGACCGTTTGACCAAGTCCGTCCAAGAAGTGAAGATGTGTGGCCGCGCTAAGGGCCGAGACCAGTTTTGGTTCCACATGAGCAACGCTCAGACTTGGACGAGCGCAGCTTTGACGAATGCAATCACTTGCTCCGATGGATTCGCACGTAGGATCATGGATGGGCGGATCAAGAACTCGGTCCGGGCACGGATCGTGAATTTGGGCAGAGGAACCAGCAACGCTTTAGCTTTGATTAACGCCTTTGCAAAAAAATACTAG